A stretch of Sulfitobacter sp. THAF37 DNA encodes these proteins:
- a CDS encoding 2Fe-2S iron-sulfur cluster-binding protein yields the protein MAKITYVEHGGKEHVVEVANGMTVMEGARDNNIPGIEADCGGACACSTCHVYVDPAWVEKLPAKDDMEEDMLDFAYEPDAERSRLTCQLKVSDALDGLRVQMPEKQI from the coding sequence ATGGCCAAGATTACCTACGTGGAGCATGGTGGCAAGGAACATGTCGTCGAGGTCGCCAACGGGATGACCGTGATGGAAGGCGCGCGTGACAACAACATTCCGGGCATCGAAGCCGATTGCGGCGGGGCCTGCGCCTGTTCGACCTGCCATGTCTACGTGGACCCGGCCTGGGTAGAGAAGCTGCCGGCAAAGGACGACATGGAAGAAGACATGCTCGACTTTGCCTACGAGCCCGACGCGGAACGCTCGCGCCTGACCTGCCAGTTGAAAGTGTCGGATGCGCTGGACGGGCTGCGCGTGCAGATGCCTGAAAAGCAGATCTGA
- the hflC gene encoding protease modulator HflC, translated as MRKSVFLLPVVVIALVAGLSSIFIVDEREKALVLQFGQIRQVVEEPGLGFKIPLIQDVVYYDDRILSLDTETIEVTPSDDRRLVVDAFARYRIADVVQFRQAVGVGGIRTAEDRLSSILNAQIREVLGADQVTSDTILSPERRDLALRIRAQARTSAEGLGLEIVDVRLKQTNLPQQNLEATFARMRAEREREAADEIARGNEAAQRVRAAADRTVTETVSNAEREAEITRGEADAERNRVYAEAFGPNPDFFAFYRSLAAFERSMQSSNSTLVISPDSPFVEPMFQALRANGLGTTVIDTEALDRLREMVPETEISPDLPDIERERIEEEQAEEGQAEEEQVEEDQATDEQAEEEQVEDDAATQ; from the coding sequence ATGCGTAAATCCGTATTTCTCTTGCCGGTCGTGGTGATCGCCCTTGTGGCCGGTTTGTCGTCGATCTTTATCGTTGATGAACGTGAGAAGGCGCTTGTGTTGCAATTCGGTCAGATCCGTCAGGTCGTCGAAGAGCCGGGGCTGGGGTTCAAGATCCCGTTGATCCAGGATGTGGTGTATTACGACGACCGCATCCTGTCGCTGGACACCGAGACGATCGAGGTCACGCCCTCGGATGATCGCCGTCTGGTCGTCGATGCCTTTGCGCGGTACCGCATCGCCGACGTGGTGCAGTTTCGCCAGGCCGTCGGTGTAGGAGGCATCCGCACGGCAGAAGACCGGTTGTCGTCGATCCTGAACGCGCAAATTCGCGAAGTTCTGGGTGCCGACCAGGTGACGTCCGACACGATCCTGTCGCCCGAGCGGCGCGATCTGGCGCTGCGCATCCGCGCTCAGGCCCGCACAAGCGCCGAAGGGCTGGGCCTGGAGATCGTCGATGTGAGGCTGAAACAGACCAACCTGCCGCAGCAGAACCTTGAGGCCACGTTTGCCCGGATGCGGGCCGAGCGTGAACGCGAAGCTGCCGACGAAATCGCGCGCGGTAACGAGGCGGCTCAGCGGGTACGTGCCGCGGCCGACCGCACCGTGACGGAAACGGTTTCCAACGCCGAACGCGAGGCAGAAATCACCCGAGGCGAGGCGGACGCGGAACGTAACCGGGTCTATGCCGAAGCCTTTGGGCCCAACCCTGATTTCTTTGCCTTCTACCGGTCGCTGGCGGCATTCGAACGGTCGATGCAGTCCAGCAATTCCACGTTGGTGATATCGCCGGACAGCCCCTTTGTTGAACCCATGTTCCAGGCGCTGCGCGCCAATGGCCTTGGCACGACGGTTATTGACACAGAGGCGCTGGACCGGTTGCGCGAGATGGTGCCGGAAACGGAAATATCGCCTGATCTGCCCGACATCGAGCGGGAGCGGATCGAAGAAGAACAGGCCGAAGAAGGCCAGGCCGAAGAAGAACAGGTCGAAGAAGATCAGGCCACAGATGAACAGGCCGAAGAAGAGCAGGTCGAAGACGACGCGGCAACACAATGA
- a CDS encoding DegQ family serine endoprotease has translation MQSRTQVRAVPFQESRMFKGLMLSLLALVLIVAQSIAALAKPESLAPLAEKISPSVVNITTATMVEGRTGPQGIVPEGSPFEDFFREFRDRGNGGNGQRPRRSSALGSGFVISEDGYVVTNNHVIDGADEITVEFFSGEELTAKVIGTDPNTDIALLKVEADGPLPYVSFGDSNEARVGDWVIAMGNPLGQGFSVSAGIVSARNRALSGTYDDYIQTDAAINRGNSGGPLFNMDGQVIGVNTAILSPNGGSIGIGFSMAANVVTRVVDQLKEYGETRRGWLGVRIQDVTDDVADAMGLETASGALITDVPDGPAKEAGLLTGDVIMSFDGVEVADTRALVRQVGNSPVGASVRVTVMREGKSQTVKVVLGRREDADSEAATGSQEEELEEAPMQQSMLGLTLTPLTDELREELGADAGMEGLAVSEVDEASEAFEKGLRTGDIITEAGQQKVSSIADLEERVQAAQEAGRKSLLLLVRRAGDPRFVALTLGD, from the coding sequence ATGCAGTCACGCACACAAGTGCGCGCCGTTCCCTTTCAGGAAAGCCGGATGTTCAAGGGCCTGATGCTGAGCCTGCTGGCTTTGGTTCTGATCGTGGCCCAGTCCATCGCGGCCCTGGCCAAACCCGAAAGCCTGGCCCCGCTCGCCGAAAAAATCAGCCCCTCGGTGGTCAACATCACCACCGCCACGATGGTCGAAGGCCGCACCGGCCCGCAGGGCATCGTGCCCGAGGGGTCGCCCTTCGAAGATTTCTTTCGCGAATTCCGCGACCGCGGCAACGGCGGCAACGGCCAGCGGCCGCGCCGGTCTTCGGCGCTGGGGTCCGGATTTGTCATTTCCGAGGATGGGTACGTTGTTACCAACAACCATGTGATCGACGGCGCCGATGAAATCACGGTCGAATTCTTTTCGGGCGAGGAGCTGACCGCCAAGGTCATTGGCACCGACCCCAATACAGACATCGCCCTGCTGAAGGTCGAAGCCGACGGTCCCTTGCCCTACGTCAGCTTTGGCGACAGCAACGAGGCCCGCGTGGGCGACTGGGTCATCGCGATGGGCAACCCGCTGGGCCAGGGCTTTTCCGTCAGCGCCGGCATCGTCTCTGCCCGCAACCGTGCCCTGTCCGGGACCTATGACGACTACATCCAGACCGATGCCGCCATCAACCGGGGCAACTCGGGCGGGCCGTTGTTCAACATGGACGGCCAGGTGATCGGCGTGAACACCGCGATCCTGTCGCCCAACGGCGGTTCCATCGGCATCGGCTTTTCCATGGCGGCCAACGTCGTGACCCGCGTGGTCGACCAGCTGAAGGAATACGGCGAGACGCGGCGCGGCTGGCTGGGTGTCCGCATTCAGGACGTGACCGACGACGTGGCCGACGCCATGGGGCTGGAGACGGCCTCGGGCGCGTTGATCACGGATGTACCCGACGGCCCCGCCAAGGAAGCGGGACTGCTGACCGGCGACGTGATCATGTCCTTCGACGGGGTCGAGGTGGCCGACACCCGCGCCCTGGTGCGCCAGGTGGGCAACTCGCCCGTGGGAGCCAGCGTGCGCGTGACCGTCATGCGCGAAGGCAAGAGCCAGACCGTCAAGGTCGTGCTGGGCCGTCGCGAGGACGCGGACAGCGAAGCGGCGACCGGATCCCAGGAGGAAGAGCTGGAAGAAGCACCCATGCAGCAGTCGATGCTGGGTCTGACGCTGACCCCGCTGACCGACGAACTCCGCGAGGAACTGGGCGCGGATGCGGGCATGGAAGGGCTGGCTGTGTCCGAAGTCGATGAGGCATCCGAGGCCTTTGAAAAAGGCCTGCGCACCGGCGATATCATCACCGAGGCGGGCCAGCAAAAGGTCAGCTCCATCGCGGACCTGGAAGAGCGTGTTCAGGCCGCGCAGGAGGCGGGCCGCAAATCGCTGCTGCTGCTGGTCCGGCGCGCGGGCGATCCCCGTTTCGTGGCGCTGACGCTGGGCGATTGA
- the purD gene encoding phosphoribosylamine--glycine ligase, protein MNILILGSGGREHSLAWATLQNPKCDKLIVAPGNAGIAKIADCADLDIMDGGAVTVFCEANNIDFVIIGPEAPLAAGVGDDLRQAGYPVFGPSAAAARLEASKAFTKEICDAAGAPTADYGHFTDAESARAHVREHGAPIVVKADGLAAGKGVIIAMTDQEAMEAIDTMFDGTFGDAGTEVVIEEFMEGEEASFFVLCDGETVLPIGTAQDHKRVGEGDTGPNTGGMGAYSPAPVLTDEIAQRALDEIIRPCMAEMVRRGTPYQGVLYAGLMIKDGAPRLVEYNVRFGDPECQVLMMRLGAQAFDLMHAAADGRLSEARVNWAEDHAITVVMAAQGYPGSYEKGTVIRGIDTLPEDSGNMVFHAGTTRKDGQFLAAGGRVLNVTARGASLAEAQARAYAMVDQINWPEGFCRRDIGWRAL, encoded by the coding sequence ATGAACATCCTCATTCTGGGCAGCGGCGGACGCGAACACAGCCTCGCCTGGGCTACCCTGCAGAACCCCAAGTGCGACAAACTGATCGTGGCACCGGGCAACGCGGGCATCGCCAAGATCGCGGATTGCGCCGATCTGGACATCATGGACGGCGGCGCGGTCACGGTGTTTTGCGAGGCGAACAACATTGATTTCGTCATCATCGGCCCGGAGGCCCCGCTGGCCGCAGGTGTCGGGGACGATCTGCGGCAGGCGGGCTATCCCGTTTTTGGTCCTTCGGCAGCGGCAGCCCGGCTCGAAGCGTCCAAGGCGTTTACCAAGGAAATCTGCGATGCCGCCGGCGCCCCCACGGCGGACTACGGCCATTTCACCGACGCCGAGTCAGCCCGCGCGCATGTGCGCGAACACGGCGCACCCATCGTGGTCAAGGCCGACGGGCTGGCAGCGGGCAAAGGCGTCATCATCGCAATGACCGATCAGGAGGCCATGGAGGCCATCGACACGATGTTCGACGGCACCTTTGGCGACGCGGGCACCGAAGTCGTGATCGAGGAGTTCATGGAGGGCGAGGAAGCCTCCTTCTTCGTGCTCTGCGACGGTGAAACCGTGCTGCCCATCGGCACCGCCCAGGACCACAAGCGTGTGGGCGAAGGCGATACCGGGCCGAATACCGGCGGCATGGGGGCCTATTCGCCCGCGCCCGTGCTGACGGACGAGATCGCGCAGCGTGCCCTGGACGAGATCATCCGCCCCTGCATGGCGGAGATGGTCCGCCGTGGCACGCCCTATCAGGGGGTGCTTTATGCCGGGTTGATGATCAAGGACGGCGCGCCGCGTCTGGTGGAATACAATGTGCGCTTTGGCGATCCGGAGTGCCAGGTGCTGATGATGCGGCTGGGCGCGCAGGCCTTCGACCTGATGCACGCCGCCGCCGACGGCCGCCTGTCGGAGGCCCGGGTCAACTGGGCCGAGGATCACGCGATTACCGTGGTGATGGCCGCGCAGGGCTATCCCGGCAGCTATGAAAAAGGCACCGTGATCCGCGGCATCGACACCCTGCCCGAGGACAGCGGCAACATGGTCTTTCACGCCGGGACCACCCGCAAGGACGGGCAGTTCCTGGCCGCGGGCGGCCGCGTGCTGAACGTCACCGCCCGCGGTGCGTCGCTGGCCGAGGCACAGGCGCGGGCCTACGCGATGGTTGATCAGATCAACTGGCCCGAGGGGTTCTGCCGCCGGGACATCGGCTGGCGCGCGCTGTAG
- the xseA gene encoding exodeoxyribonuclease VII large subunit yields MDLIDDPSAGLNSPEFSVTEISGAIKRVIEGEFGHVRIRGEVGRVSRPRSGHVYLDLKDDKSVISGVIWKGVTARLETQPEEGMEVVATGRVTTFGGQSKYQIVIEDIKPAGMGALMALLEKRKKALAAEGLFDQSRKRPLPYLPDVIGVVTSPSGAVIRDILHRLRDRFPRKVLIWPVAVQGAKCAPEVARAIEGFNALTPGGALPRPDLLIVARGGGSVEDLWGFNEEIVARAAAASQIPLISAVGHETDTTLIDYVSDRRAPTPTAAAELAVPVRHELSAWLDSQEARMRVLLSQGLSRRDQRLRDMARALPRADTLLDGPRQRLDRAAEKLEPALIAGVQRRRVRLADVSGSLRPSTLRQRVGQDRRRLNEIAARLAPALDRLIAARRDRFETRARGFRPAALERDRARKADAFAALVGRLSEAGQRQTRGWRQRIDALDRLRETLSYKATLARGYAVVRGDGEVITGTAAAKKAAMLEIEFADGRVTVGGAGGGGRAAPRKAGKPPEQGSLF; encoded by the coding sequence ATGGACCTGATCGACGATCCCAGCGCGGGGCTCAACAGCCCGGAATTCTCCGTTACCGAAATTTCGGGGGCGATCAAGCGGGTGATCGAAGGCGAATTCGGCCATGTGCGCATCCGTGGCGAAGTGGGCCGCGTCAGCAGGCCCAGGTCGGGGCATGTCTACCTGGACCTCAAGGACGACAAATCGGTGATCTCGGGCGTGATCTGGAAAGGCGTCACCGCGCGGCTTGAAACCCAGCCGGAAGAGGGGATGGAAGTGGTCGCGACGGGGCGTGTCACCACCTTCGGCGGCCAGTCGAAGTACCAGATCGTGATCGAGGACATTAAACCGGCAGGCATGGGCGCGCTGATGGCACTGCTGGAAAAGCGCAAGAAGGCGCTGGCGGCGGAGGGTCTGTTCGACCAGTCGCGCAAGCGGCCCTTGCCCTACCTGCCGGATGTGATCGGCGTGGTGACGTCGCCCTCGGGGGCGGTGATCCGCGACATCCTGCACCGGCTGCGCGACCGTTTCCCGCGCAAGGTGCTGATCTGGCCCGTGGCGGTGCAGGGCGCGAAATGCGCACCCGAAGTGGCCCGCGCCATCGAAGGCTTCAACGCGCTGACCCCCGGCGGTGCCCTGCCGCGCCCGGACCTGCTGATCGTCGCACGCGGCGGCGGCTCGGTCGAAGATCTGTGGGGGTTCAACGAAGAAATCGTCGCCCGGGCGGCGGCGGCTTCGCAGATCCCGCTGATTTCGGCGGTGGGGCACGAGACGGACACGACACTGATCGACTACGTGTCGGACCGCCGGGCGCCCACGCCCACGGCGGCGGCTGAACTGGCCGTACCGGTCCGGCATGAATTGTCGGCCTGGCTGGACAGCCAGGAGGCCCGGATGCGGGTGCTGCTGAGCCAGGGGCTGAGCCGTCGTGACCAGCGGTTGCGTGACATGGCGCGGGCGTTGCCGCGCGCCGATACGTTGCTCGACGGGCCACGCCAGCGGCTCGACCGCGCGGCTGAGAAACTGGAACCGGCGTTGATCGCCGGGGTGCAGCGCCGGCGGGTCAGGCTGGCGGATGTGTCAGGCTCCCTGCGGCCTTCGACCCTGCGCCAGCGTGTGGGGCAGGATCGTCGCAGGCTGAACGAGATCGCCGCGCGGCTGGCTCCTGCGCTGGACCGGCTCATCGCGGCGCGGAGGGACCGCTTTGAAACCCGTGCGCGCGGTTTCCGCCCCGCCGCGCTGGAGCGGGACCGGGCCCGCAAGGCCGACGCCTTTGCCGCGCTGGTCGGTCGGTTGTCGGAAGCCGGACAGCGCCAGACACGCGGCTGGCGGCAGCGGATCGACGCGCTGGACCGGTTGCGCGAAACCCTGAGCTACAAGGCGACGCTGGCCCGCGGCTATGCCGTCGTGCGCGGCGACGGCGAGGTGATCACCGGGACCGCGGCGGCGAAAAAGGCGGCGATGCTGGAAATCGAGTTTGCAGATGGCCGGGTGACGGTCGGTGGCGCCGGTGGCGGGGGGAGGGCCGCGCCGCGCAAGGCGGGCAAGCCGCCCGAGCAGGGCTCGCTGTTCTGA
- the rpiA gene encoding ribose-5-phosphate isomerase RpiA: MAGELSPIDKAKFVAAKRAAQYVEDGMRVGLGTGSTAAWLVRCLGEMVREDGLRIRGVPTSTRTAELARDVGIEVISLDEAKWLDLTIDGADEFDGDLNLIKGGGGALLQEKIVATASDQMVVIADIGKEVEHLGAFPLPIEVIPFGWQTTQALVEETLISMDVLGRSSTLRMNGDRPFITDEGNHILDLHLNRIGNARQLALVLNQMPGVVENGLFIDICDAVVIGYGDGRVEVRDINEGTVATERLEFVETDNLFSDLSD, translated from the coding sequence ATGGCCGGAGAGCTGTCTCCCATCGACAAGGCGAAGTTCGTGGCTGCCAAGCGGGCGGCGCAATACGTCGAAGACGGCATGCGGGTCGGGCTGGGCACGGGGTCCACCGCGGCCTGGCTGGTGCGCTGTCTGGGCGAGATGGTGCGCGAGGACGGTCTGAGAATTCGCGGCGTGCCCACGTCGACCCGCACCGCCGAACTGGCCCGCGACGTGGGGATCGAGGTCATCAGCCTGGACGAGGCGAAATGGCTGGACCTGACGATCGACGGCGCGGATGAATTCGACGGCGATCTGAACCTGATCAAGGGCGGCGGCGGCGCGCTGTTGCAGGAAAAGATCGTCGCGACCGCCAGCGATCAGATGGTCGTGATCGCCGACATCGGCAAGGAGGTCGAGCACCTCGGTGCCTTTCCCCTGCCGATCGAGGTGATCCCGTTCGGCTGGCAGACGACCCAGGCGCTGGTCGAGGAGACGCTGATCTCGATGGATGTGCTGGGCCGGTCTTCGACCTTGCGGATGAACGGCGACCGACCCTTCATCACGGACGAGGGGAACCACATACTTGATCTGCACCTGAACCGCATCGGCAACGCGCGGCAACTCGCGCTGGTGCTGAACCAGATGCCCGGCGTGGTGGAAAACGGCCTGTTCATCGACATCTGTGACGCGGTCGTGATCGGCTACGGGGATGGCAGGGTCGAGGTGCGCGACATAAATGAGGGAACGGTCGCGACCGAGCGGCTGGAGTTCGTCGAGACGGACAACCTGTTTTCCGATCTCAGCGACTGA
- a CDS encoding FAD-dependent oxidoreductase produces MADSDFDYDLFVIGGGSGGVRAARVAAGEHGAKVALAEEDRYGGTCVIRGCVPKKLMVFASGYSDVVDEAKCFGWDLKQGPFDWHNFRGRLTEELDRLEGVYRKLLANSGVDTFDQRARLRDAHTVELADGTTKTAKHILVATGGHPVRPDLPNAGLGIVSDDIFHLSQLPKSILIIGGGYIACEFACILKGLGVEVTQYYRGAQILRGFDEEARGLVAESMRDSGIDLHTGTNIVEMSLASDRAEGGQPTGSDAAMGASARQAADLREDGAGASEGQSGPIWVKSTNGGEKVFDMVLFATGRDPSTKDMGLEDIGVKLGRRGEIEVDDYSQTAVPSIYAIGDVTDRVNLTPVAIREGMAFVETVFGGNPTPVDHELIPSAIFTQPEMGTVGLSEEDARDQEPVEIYCTSFKPMQTAFAGKPDRVLMKLVVSKETRVVLGCHIVAPHAGELIQMAGIAVKAKLTKEQFDATCAVHPTMSEELVTMRNPTRTA; encoded by the coding sequence ATGGCTGATAGCGATTTCGACTACGATCTTTTTGTGATCGGCGGCGGGTCCGGCGGGGTACGGGCCGCGCGGGTCGCGGCCGGGGAACACGGGGCAAAGGTCGCGCTGGCCGAAGAGGACCGCTACGGCGGCACCTGCGTCATTCGCGGCTGCGTGCCGAAGAAACTGATGGTCTTCGCCTCGGGGTATTCGGACGTGGTGGACGAGGCCAAGTGCTTTGGCTGGGACCTCAAGCAGGGCCCTTTCGACTGGCACAATTTCCGCGGGCGCCTGACGGAGGAGCTGGACCGCCTTGAAGGGGTCTATCGCAAGCTGCTGGCGAATTCGGGGGTGGATACCTTTGACCAGCGGGCGCGCCTCAGGGACGCGCATACGGTCGAGCTGGCGGACGGCACGACGAAGACGGCCAAGCATATCCTGGTGGCCACGGGTGGGCACCCGGTGCGCCCGGACCTGCCGAACGCGGGCTTGGGCATCGTATCGGATGACATCTTTCACCTCTCGCAGCTGCCAAAGTCGATCCTGATCATCGGCGGCGGCTATATCGCCTGCGAATTCGCATGCATCCTGAAGGGGCTGGGCGTCGAGGTGACGCAGTACTACCGCGGTGCGCAGATCCTGCGCGGCTTTGATGAAGAGGCCCGGGGGCTGGTCGCCGAAAGCATGCGCGACAGCGGGATCGACCTGCACACCGGCACCAACATCGTCGAAATGTCGCTGGCCAGCGACCGCGCGGAGGGCGGGCAGCCCACCGGATCGGACGCCGCGATGGGCGCCAGCGCCCGGCAGGCGGCGGACCTGCGCGAGGATGGCGCCGGCGCGTCCGAGGGCCAATCCGGTCCGATCTGGGTCAAATCGACCAACGGCGGCGAAAAGGTGTTCGATATGGTGCTCTTTGCCACCGGGCGCGACCCGTCGACCAAGGACATGGGGCTGGAAGACATCGGCGTGAAGCTGGGCCGCCGGGGCGAGATCGAGGTGGACGACTACAGCCAGACCGCCGTGCCGTCTATCTACGCCATCGGCGATGTGACCGACCGGGTGAACCTGACGCCGGTGGCGATCCGCGAAGGGATGGCCTTTGTCGAAACGGTCTTCGGCGGCAATCCGACGCCGGTGGATCACGAGCTGATCCCCTCGGCCATCTTCACCCAGCCCGAGATGGGCACGGTGGGCCTGAGCGAGGAGGACGCGCGCGATCAAGAGCCGGTCGAGATCTATTGCACATCGTTCAAGCCGATGCAGACCGCCTTTGCGGGCAAGCCGGACCGGGTGCTGATGAAACTGGTGGTGTCCAAGGAGACACGGGTGGTTCTGGGTTGCCATATTGTCGCACCTCATGCGGGCGAGCTGATCCAGATGGCGGGTATCGCGGTCAAGGCCAAGCTGACCAAGGAACAGTTCGACGCAACCTGTGCGGTGCATCCGACCATGTCCGAAGAGCTCGTCACCATGCGCAACCCGACCCGCACCGCTTGA
- a CDS encoding DUF2065 domain-containing protein encodes MTLGLVMIVEGLVYALAPSLLERMLELLRSLPENAVRQIGALVVVAGLILVWLAFRLGV; translated from the coding sequence ATGACTCTTGGACTGGTGATGATCGTGGAGGGGCTGGTGTACGCACTGGCCCCTTCGCTGTTGGAGCGTATGCTTGAACTGCTGCGCAGCCTGCCCGAAAACGCCGTGCGTCAGATCGGCGCGCTGGTGGTGGTGGCCGGTCTGATCCTGGTCTGGCTCGCATTCCGTCTGGGGGTGTAA
- a CDS encoding peptidoglycan-binding domain-containing protein, protein MSQAIVRSARVLRPSLYVVFCAGLAACQLMAPVADPPPVPGVVEPTRNGPEGAPPGSCWGRTVSPAVFETVTEQVQVEPAKVNPDGSVAKLPVYRTETHQEMVVERRDNWFETPCPEVLTAEFVSSLQRALAARDLYSGEITGTLDDATRDAVRRYQRAGGPQSGVLSLDAARSLGLIAVARDQV, encoded by the coding sequence ATGTCACAGGCGATTGTCCGTTCGGCGCGCGTATTGCGCCCCAGTCTCTACGTAGTCTTCTGCGCCGGTCTCGCGGCTTGCCAGCTGATGGCCCCGGTGGCGGACCCGCCTCCCGTTCCGGGCGTGGTGGAACCCACCCGCAACGGTCCCGAGGGGGCGCCGCCCGGCAGCTGCTGGGGCCGTACCGTCAGCCCTGCCGTGTTCGAGACGGTGACCGAACAGGTGCAGGTCGAACCGGCCAAGGTCAATCCCGATGGCAGCGTGGCAAAGCTGCCGGTCTATCGCACCGAAACCCATCAGGAGATGGTCGTGGAGCGCCGCGACAACTGGTTCGAAACACCCTGCCCCGAGGTCCTCACGGCAGAATTCGTCTCCTCGCTCCAGCGCGCCCTTGCCGCCAGAGATCTCTACAGTGGCGAGATCACGGGCACGCTGGACGATGCCACGCGCGACGCGGTGCGCCGCTACCAGCGCGCCGGCGGACCCCAAAGCGGCGTCCTGTCGCTTGATGCGGCACGCAGCCTGGGGCTGATCGCCGTCGCGCGGGACCAGGTCTGA
- a CDS encoding VCBS repeat-containing protein, which yields MSRAQRVCRAAWLVGTLLVGQSATADIEGAYYDIPTPVYGHGVLPGGEYAALGVRLSDGREIGVGLHEAVFEDTTPRLVDLDGDGSAEVIAVVSYFDRGAAVRIYDEIAAADDPKGTTVALVAETPPIGRRHRWLAVVGAADLDGDGAVEIAYIDRPHLARTLRVWRYREGRLEQVAELDGLTNHRIGERDIAGGIRHCGGAPEMIVADANWERLIAVTLTGGALNRRDIGPHLGRQSFANALAC from the coding sequence ATGTCCAGGGCGCAACGCGTCTGTCGCGCTGCCTGGCTGGTCGGTACACTTCTTGTCGGACAATCCGCGACCGCCGATATCGAAGGCGCCTATTACGATATCCCCACCCCGGTCTACGGGCACGGCGTCCTGCCCGGCGGCGAATATGCCGCACTGGGCGTCCGGCTGTCTGACGGGCGCGAGATCGGCGTGGGACTTCATGAAGCCGTGTTCGAGGATACGACACCCCGCCTCGTCGATCTGGACGGTGATGGCAGTGCAGAGGTGATCGCCGTGGTATCCTACTTCGATCGGGGGGCCGCAGTCCGCATCTATGACGAGATTGCAGCGGCAGACGACCCGAAGGGTACGACCGTTGCGCTGGTGGCCGAAACGCCACCGATCGGGCGTCGGCACCGCTGGCTGGCGGTTGTCGGGGCGGCGGATTTGGATGGCGATGGCGCGGTCGAAATCGCCTATATCGACCGGCCACATCTGGCCAGGACCCTGCGCGTCTGGCGGTATCGCGAAGGCAGGCTGGAACAGGTTGCTGAGCTGGACGGGCTGACCAACCACCGCATCGGGGAACGCGACATCGCGGGCGGCATCCGCCACTGTGGCGGCGCGCCTGAGATGATCGTGGCAGATGCAAACTGGGAACGGCTGATTGCGGTGACGCTGACGGGCGGCGCGCTGAACCGGCGCGACATCGGCCCGCATCTTGGTCGCCAGAGCTTTGCGAACGCATTGGCATGCTGA
- the hflK gene encoding FtsH protease activity modulator HflK → MAGNSGGPWGGGGNSGGGRGNGQNGGQGGDRGQNGGGPGGKRPNDRPQIPEIDDLVKKGQEHLRVLMGGGGRNRGNGSGGGGGDGGPALSRGTIGIGVLIALLLWLYSSFYTVRPEEQSVELFLGEFSSIGNPGLNFAPWPLVTYEVINVTSERTESIGSTRANGEGLMLTTDANIVDIDFQVVWNINDPAKLLFNLSDPQLTVQAVSEAVMREIIAASNLAPILNRDRGLIADTVREDVQATLDEYDSGISVVRVNLDTADPPREVIDAFREVQAAEQERDRLERQADAYANRVLAEARGQGAQVVEQAEGYRAQVVNEAIGEASRFLAVASEFNAAPEVTQRRLYLETVERVLGQVDKILLDETAGEGTGSGVLPYLPLNELRRGGSN, encoded by the coding sequence ATGGCTGGCAATTCTGGCGGCCCCTGGGGAGGGGGCGGCAACAGCGGCGGAGGCCGCGGCAACGGACAGAACGGCGGACAGGGCGGCGATCGTGGACAGAACGGTGGCGGTCCGGGGGGCAAGCGACCGAACGACCGGCCGCAAATTCCCGAGATCGACGATCTGGTCAAGAAGGGCCAGGAACACCTGCGCGTCCTGATGGGCGGCGGCGGCCGCAACCGGGGCAATGGCAGCGGCGGTGGCGGCGGCGATGGTGGCCCGGCGCTGAGCCGCGGCACAATCGGCATCGGTGTCCTGATCGCGCTTCTGCTCTGGCTCTATTCGTCCTTTTACACGGTGCGGCCCGAAGAACAGTCGGTCGAATTGTTCCTCGGCGAATTTTCCAGCATCGGGAACCCCGGCCTGAACTTTGCGCCTTGGCCGCTGGTCACTTACGAGGTGATCAACGTCACGTCCGAACGAACAGAATCGATCGGGTCTACCCGCGCCAATGGCGAAGGCCTGATGTTGACGACCGATGCCAACATCGTGGACATCGACTTTCAGGTGGTTTGGAACATCAACGATCCAGCCAAGCTGTTGTTCAACCTCAGCGATCCGCAACTGACGGTGCAAGCCGTATCCGAGGCGGTGATGCGCGAAATCATCGCGGCCTCCAACCTGGCGCCGATTCTCAACCGCGACCGGGGTCTGATTGCCGATACGGTGCGCGAGGACGTGCAGGCTACGCTGGACGAATATGACAGTGGCATCAGCGTGGTGCGGGTCAACCTCGACACCGCCGACCCGCCGCGCGAGGTGATCGACGCCTTCCGCGAAGTGCAGGCCGCCGAGCAGGAGCGTGACCGGCTGGAGCGTCAGGCCGACGCCTATGCCAACCGGGTGCTCGCCGAAGCGCGCGGGCAGGGTGCACAAGTTGTCGAGCAGGCAGAAGGGTATCGCGCGCAGGTGGTGAACGAAGCCATCGGTGAGGCGAGCCGTTTCCTGGCCGTGGCTTCCGAATTCAACGCGGCGCCCGAAGTTACCCAGCGCCGTCTGTACCTGGAAACTGTCGAGCGGGTTCTGGGCCAGGTCGACAAGATACTGCTGGACGAAACCGCAGGGGAGGGAACCGGCAGCGGCGTCCTGCCTTACCTGCCGCTCAATGAATTGCGTCGTGGGGGGTCGAACTGA